One segment of Prionailurus bengalensis isolate Pbe53 chromosome X, Fcat_Pben_1.1_paternal_pri, whole genome shotgun sequence DNA contains the following:
- the UXT gene encoding protein UXT isoform X2: MATPPKRRALESTGEKVLRYEAFICDVLQRDLRKVLDHRDKVYEQLAKYLQLRNVIERLQEAKPSELYMQVDLGCNFFVDTVVPDTSRIYVALGYGFFLELTLAEALKFIDRKSNLLTEGLESCKACRISRRHLTIDFFPASPDIKEPECL, encoded by the exons ATGGCGACGCCCCCTAAACGGCGGGCGCTGGAATCCACAGGGGAGAAAGTGCTGCGCTATGAGGCCTTCATCTGCGACGTGCTGCAGCGGGACCTGCG AAAAGTCCTGGACCATCGTGACAAGGTATATGAGCAGCTGGCCAAATACCTTCAACTGAGAAATGTCATTGAGCGACTTCAG GAAGCTAAGCCCTCGGAGTTATATATGCAGGTGGATTTGGGCTGTAACTTCTTCGTTGACACAGTTGT CCCAGACACTTCACGAATCTATGTGGCCCTTGGATATGGTTTTTTCCTGGAGTTGACTCTGGCAGAAGCCCTCAAGTTCATTGATCGTAAGAGCAACCTCCTCACAGA GGGCTTAGAGAGCTGCAAGGCCTGCAGAATTTCCCGGAGACACCTCACCATTGacttcttccctgcctccccagacATTAAAGAGCCTGAATGCCTTTGA
- the UXT gene encoding protein UXT isoform X1 encodes MATPPKRRALESTGEKVLRYEAFICDVLQRDLRKVLDHRDKVYEQLAKYLQLRNVIERLQEAKPSELYMQVDLGCNFFVDTVVPDTSRIYVALGYGFFLELTLAEALKFIDRKSNLLTELSDSLTKDSMNIKAHIHMLLEGLRELQGLQNFPETPHH; translated from the exons ATGGCGACGCCCCCTAAACGGCGGGCGCTGGAATCCACAGGGGAGAAAGTGCTGCGCTATGAGGCCTTCATCTGCGACGTGCTGCAGCGGGACCTGCG AAAAGTCCTGGACCATCGTGACAAGGTATATGAGCAGCTGGCCAAATACCTTCAACTGAGAAATGTCATTGAGCGACTTCAG GAAGCTAAGCCCTCGGAGTTATATATGCAGGTGGATTTGGGCTGTAACTTCTTCGTTGACACAGTTGT CCCAGACACTTCACGAATCTATGTGGCCCTTGGATATGGTTTTTTCCTGGAGTTGACTCTGGCAGAAGCCCTCAAGTTCATTGATCGTAAGAGCAACCTCCTCACAGA gcTCAGCGACAGCCTCACCAAGGACTCCATGAATATCAAGGCCCATATCCACATGTTGCTAGAG GGGCTTAGAGAGCTGCAAGGCCTGCAGAATTTCCCGGAGACACCTCACCATTGa